A genome region from Bradyrhizobium commune includes the following:
- a CDS encoding response regulator transcription factor has translation MRLLIIEDDRESADYLVKAFREVGHIADHAGDGEEGLAMAENGDYDVLVVDRMLPKRDGLSLIGVLRDKGDTTPVLILSALGQVDDRIKGLRAGGDDYLPKPYSFAELLARVEVLSRRRGGPAEDTLYRVGDLELDRLSHRVARGKDELTLQPREFRLLEYLMKHAGQVVTRTMLLENVWDYHFDPQTNVIDVHISRLRSKIDKGFERPLLHTIRGAGYMIRDGIR, from the coding sequence ATGCGCCTCCTCATCATCGAAGACGACCGCGAATCCGCCGATTATCTCGTCAAGGCGTTTCGCGAAGTCGGACACATTGCCGACCACGCCGGCGACGGCGAGGAGGGCCTCGCCATGGCCGAGAACGGCGATTACGATGTGCTGGTGGTCGACCGCATGCTGCCCAAGCGCGACGGCCTCTCGCTGATTGGCGTGCTCCGCGACAAGGGTGACACGACGCCGGTGCTGATTCTCTCTGCGCTCGGGCAGGTCGATGACCGCATCAAGGGCCTGCGTGCCGGCGGCGACGACTATCTGCCGAAACCCTATTCCTTCGCAGAGCTACTGGCCCGGGTCGAAGTGCTGTCGCGGCGCCGCGGCGGTCCGGCCGAGGATACGCTCTATCGGGTCGGCGACCTCGAGCTCGACCGGCTCTCCCATCGCGTGGCGCGCGGCAAGGACGAGCTCACGCTGCAGCCGCGCGAGTTCCGGCTGCTTGAATATCTGATGAAGCATGCCGGCCAGGTGGTGACGAGAACCATGCTGCTTGAAAACGTCTGGGACTATCATTTCGATCCGCAGACCAACGTGATCGACGTGCACATTTCGCGGCTGCGCTCCAAGATCGACAAGGGTTTCGAGCGGCCGCTGCTGCATACGATCCGCGGCGCCGGGTACATGATCCGTGACGGCATTCGGTAA
- a CDS encoding cytochrome c-type biogenesis protein, with translation MGRMMAAFVALALLAAPAAYAVQPDEIMSDPVKEARARDLSRELRCMVCQNQSIDDSDAPLARDLRLLVRERIAAGDSNAQVLDFLVARYGEFVLLKPRFERQTMLLWLLAPLLLIGGGLALWLQIRRRARNNADAPMPPLTPDEEARLAALMSDEAASR, from the coding sequence ATGGGCCGGATGATGGCCGCGTTTGTCGCGCTTGCGCTGCTGGCTGCGCCTGCGGCGTATGCCGTACAGCCCGACGAGATCATGTCGGATCCCGTGAAGGAAGCCCGCGCGCGCGACCTGTCGCGCGAGCTGCGCTGCATGGTCTGCCAGAACCAGTCGATCGACGATTCCGACGCGCCGCTGGCGCGCGATCTGCGGCTCCTGGTGCGCGAGCGTATCGCGGCCGGCGACAGCAATGCGCAGGTGCTCGACTTTCTGGTGGCGCGCTACGGCGAGTTCGTGCTGCTGAAGCCGCGCTTCGAGCGGCAGACCATGCTGCTGTGGCTGCTCGCGCCGCTGCTGCTGATCGGCGGCGGCCTTGCGCTGTGGCTGCAAATCCGCCGGCGCGCGCGGAACAATGCAGACGCACCAATGCCGCCGCTGACGCCCGACGAGGAGGCGCGGCTCGCCGCTTTGATGTCAGACGAGGCGGCATCGCGCTAG
- a CDS encoding Do family serine endopeptidase, translated as MTDRPDLTNLPSYRQPRRSVFSARRIALMASVVAGLGIAVHGFSPSTSPADLLSSPAHAQVNNEVKKVERPIGFADIVERVKPSVISVKVNIKEKTASNDDGDDSASPFQPGSPMERFFRRFGGPDGFPGQKGGRGRVVQGQGSGFFISADGFAVTNNHVVDGADKVEVTTDDGKTYSAKVIGTDQRTDLALIKVEGGSNFPFAKLADGKPRIGDWVLAVGNPFGLGGTVTAGIVSASGRDIGNGPYDDFIQIDAPVNKGNSGGPAFNTDGEVMGVNTAIYSPSGGSVGIAFSIPASTVKSVVAQLKDKGSVSRGWIGVQIQPVTSDIADSLGMKKAEGALVAEPQKDGPAAKAGIESGDVITSVNGESVKDARELARTIGGMVPGASVKLNVLHKGQDKVVNLTLGQLPNTVEAKADIDNDSGKGASKGTDVPKLGMTVAPANSVAGAGKDGVVVTEVDPKSAAAERGFKEGDVILEVGGKSVSTAGDVRDAITAARTDNKNSVLMRVKSGGQSRFVAVPIAKG; from the coding sequence ATGACCGACCGTCCCGATCTCACGAACCTTCCGTCCTACCGGCAGCCCCGCCGTTCAGTGTTTTCCGCCCGCAGAATCGCGCTGATGGCCTCGGTCGTCGCCGGTCTCGGCATCGCCGTCCACGGCTTCAGCCCGTCGACGTCGCCCGCCGACCTGCTCTCGAGCCCGGCGCATGCGCAGGTCAACAACGAGGTCAAGAAGGTCGAACGTCCGATCGGTTTCGCCGACATCGTCGAGCGGGTGAAGCCCTCGGTGATCTCGGTGAAGGTCAACATCAAGGAGAAGACCGCAAGCAACGACGATGGCGATGATTCCGCCTCGCCGTTCCAGCCGGGCTCGCCGATGGAACGCTTCTTCCGTCGCTTCGGTGGTCCCGATGGGTTCCCGGGCCAGAAGGGTGGCCGTGGCCGCGTCGTGCAGGGCCAGGGCTCCGGCTTCTTCATCTCCGCTGACGGCTTCGCCGTGACCAACAACCATGTGGTCGACGGCGCGGACAAGGTCGAGGTCACGACCGACGACGGCAAGACCTACAGCGCCAAGGTGATCGGCACCGACCAGCGCACCGACCTCGCTCTGATCAAGGTCGAGGGCGGCTCCAACTTCCCGTTCGCGAAGCTTGCCGACGGCAAGCCGCGGATCGGCGATTGGGTGCTCGCGGTCGGCAACCCCTTCGGTCTTGGCGGCACCGTGACGGCCGGCATCGTCTCGGCGAGCGGCCGCGACATCGGCAACGGTCCCTATGACGATTTCATCCAGATCGACGCGCCCGTGAACAAGGGCAATTCCGGCGGTCCGGCCTTCAACACCGACGGCGAGGTGATGGGCGTCAACACCGCGATCTACTCGCCCTCCGGCGGCAGCGTCGGCATCGCGTTCTCGATTCCTGCCAGCACCGTGAAAAGCGTGGTTGCCCAGCTCAAGGACAAGGGCTCGGTCAGCCGCGGCTGGATCGGCGTGCAGATCCAGCCGGTGACATCCGACATCGCCGACAGCCTCGGCATGAAGAAGGCCGAAGGCGCGCTGGTGGCGGAGCCGCAGAAGGATGGTCCGGCGGCCAAGGCCGGCATCGAGTCCGGCGACGTGATCACGTCGGTCAACGGCGAGTCCGTCAAGGACGCCCGCGAGCTCGCCCGCACCATCGGCGGCATGGTGCCCGGCGCGTCCGTGAAGCTCAACGTGCTGCACAAAGGCCAGGACAAGGTCGTGAACCTCACCCTCGGCCAGCTGCCGAACACGGTCGAGGCCAAGGCCGATATTGACAACGACAGCGGCAAGGGCGCGAGCAAGGGCACCGACGTGCCGAAGCTCGGCATGACGGTTGCGCCCGCCAATTCCGTCGCCGGCGCCGGCAAGGACGGCGTCGTGGTCACCGAAGTCGACCCGAAGAGTGCTGCGGCCGAACGCGGCTTCAAGGAAGGCGACGTGATTCTCGAAGTCGGCGGCAAGAGCGTGAGCACCGCCGGCGACGTCCGCGACGCCATCACCGCGGCGCGGACCGACAACAAGAACAGCGTCCTGATGCGCGTGAAGAGCGGCGGCCAGTCGCGCTTCGTCGCGGTGCCCATCGCCAAGGGCTAA
- a CDS encoding sensor histidine kinase, with the protein MTAFGKLVRTTAFRLTLVYLLLFAMFAASLLGYFAWNTRRLITEEITQTVNAETSEINEIYGRRGMFGLARAIEYRALRPGANLYLVTTPTGQAIAGNVGSLAPGVMGTVGWSETAYRRIEDADDRDHRALVLVTQLENGFRLLIGRDLAERRRLFGIVAKAAQWSILIVVVLGLGGGVFVARRVLTRIDAMSGTAHRIMTGDLSERLPVGRSGDELDRLAENLNAMLERIEALMAGLKEVSDNIAHDLKTPLTRLRNRAEEALAKCGSETDYRAALERTIEESDGLIRTFNALLMIARAESGQARGNMDDFDAAEVANGIHELYEPLAEDDGMTLKVKAEAASIRGNRELISQALANLVENAIKYGKPAAQAAGTVVSMDRRQITIEAKREDDQVLLSVTDRGPGIPEADRKHVVERFVRLEASRTLPGSGLGLSLAAAVATLHGGELRLGDAHPGLVATLVLPARAGAGDRVAPPLPDVPQKVA; encoded by the coding sequence GTGACGGCATTCGGTAAACTCGTCCGCACCACGGCGTTCCGGCTGACGCTGGTCTATCTGCTGCTGTTCGCGATGTTCGCGGCCTCGTTGCTTGGCTATTTCGCCTGGAATACGCGGCGGCTGATCACCGAAGAGATCACCCAGACGGTGAATGCCGAGACCTCGGAGATCAACGAGATCTACGGTCGCCGGGGCATGTTCGGCCTCGCGCGCGCGATCGAGTACCGGGCATTGCGGCCGGGCGCCAACCTCTACCTCGTGACCACGCCGACCGGCCAGGCAATTGCCGGCAATGTCGGCTCGCTTGCGCCGGGCGTGATGGGAACGGTCGGCTGGTCGGAGACCGCCTATCGGCGGATCGAGGATGCCGACGACCGCGACCATCGCGCGCTCGTGCTCGTCACCCAGCTTGAAAACGGGTTTCGCCTGCTGATCGGCCGCGACCTCGCCGAGCGGCGGCGCCTGTTCGGCATCGTCGCCAAGGCGGCGCAATGGTCGATCCTGATCGTCGTGGTGCTCGGTCTCGGCGGCGGTGTGTTCGTCGCGCGCCGCGTGCTCACGCGCATCGATGCGATGAGCGGCACCGCGCATCGCATCATGACCGGCGATCTCAGCGAGCGGCTTCCGGTCGGGCGCAGCGGCGACGAGCTCGATCGCCTCGCGGAAAATCTTAACGCCATGCTGGAGCGGATCGAGGCACTGATGGCGGGGCTGAAGGAGGTCTCCGACAACATCGCCCACGACCTCAAGACGCCGCTGACGCGCTTGCGCAACCGCGCCGAGGAGGCGCTGGCAAAATGCGGCAGCGAGACCGACTATCGCGCCGCGCTGGAACGAACCATCGAGGAATCCGACGGCCTGATCCGCACCTTCAACGCGCTGCTGATGATCGCCCGCGCAGAGTCGGGGCAGGCGCGCGGCAATATGGACGATTTCGACGCGGCCGAAGTCGCCAATGGCATCCACGAGCTCTATGAGCCGCTGGCCGAAGACGACGGCATGACCTTGAAGGTCAAGGCGGAGGCTGCGTCCATTCGCGGCAATCGCGAACTGATAAGTCAGGCACTCGCCAATCTGGTCGAGAACGCCATCAAATACGGCAAGCCGGCCGCACAGGCGGCGGGAACCGTGGTCAGCATGGACAGACGGCAGATCACGATCGAGGCGAAGCGCGAGGATGACCAGGTGCTGCTCAGCGTCACCGATCGCGGCCCCGGCATCCCCGAGGCCGACCGCAAGCATGTCGTCGAGCGATTCGTGCGGCTGGAAGCGAGCCGCACGCTACCGGGCTCCGGTCTCGGCCTCAGTCTCGCCGCCGCAGTTGCCACATTGCATGGCGGCGAATTGCGGCTGGGCGATGCCCATCCCGGCCTCGTCGCCACGCTGGTGCTGCCGGCACGGGCGGGGGCCGGCGACAGGGTTGCTCCTCCATTACCGGATGTGCCACAGAAGGTGGCATGA